The Arachis ipaensis cultivar K30076 chromosome B07, Araip1.1, whole genome shotgun sequence genome includes a window with the following:
- the LOC107607323 gene encoding uncharacterized protein LOC107607323, which yields MATHGRGRARTQEIRNEQPADNHAEFMAAMTNLAKTMEANAAATLQVVYRLAQLAGSGNEHGESAKGNLRGVPRTLASFRKADPPVFTGSTNHTEANNWFQAVERALLTQHVPYDQFVEHAAYQLVGEAQQWWQGESRLLHQRNMSITWVLFKEAFYKKYFFESIKEARELEFLQLKQGSMTIAEYTRKFEELCKFSRISKGSPESYEGWKYVKYEVGLREDIRHAVPPLETRRFSELVDNVRVVEEYAKMVASSRDTHGGHTSREHDDYFGPRGQNFKKDGHTPQYLQGQGNCRRDNKAQFHQAKGTGRCYACGKPGHISKYCCRMRNRDEG from the coding sequence ATGGCCACTCACGGACGAGGTCGAGCACGGACACAAGAAATTAGGAATGAGCAACCAGCTGACAATcatgccgagttcatggcggCGATGACGAATCTGGCGAAAACCATGGAAGcgaatgctgctgcgactctgcaagtGGTGTATAGGTTAGCCCAACTGGCCGGTAGCGGAAACGAACATGGAGAGAGTGCTAAGGGCAACTTGAGAGGTGTTCCGAGAACTCTAGCTTCTTTTCGGAAAGCTGACCCACCAGTTTTCACTGGTTCAACAAACCATACTGAAGCAAACAACTGGTTCCAAGCTGTGGAGCGTGCATTGCTAACTCAACATGTACCGTATGACCAGTTTGTAGAGCATGCGGCTTATCAACTAGTGGGAGAAGCTCAGCAATGGTGGCAAGGAGAGAGTCGACTACTACACCAACGGAACATGAGCATTACCTGGGTGTTATTCAAGGAagccttctacaagaagtactttttTGAGTCGATAAAGGAGGCCAGAGAGTTGGAGTTCTTACAGCTGAAGCAAGGGTCCATGACTATAGCTGAATACACCAGGAAGTTTGAGGAACTTTGTAAGTTCTCAAGGATAAGTAAGGGTTCCCCTGAGTCCTATGAAGGCTGGAAATACGTTAAATATGAAGTAGGGTTGAGGGAAGATATCAGGCATGCTGTGCCTCCATTGGAGACTAGGAGATTCTCTGAATTGGTGGACAATGTGAGGGTTGTTGAAGAATACGCAAAGATGGTAGCGTCGTCAAGGGACACTCATGGAGGACACACTAGTAGGGAACACGATGATTACTTCGGACCAAGGGGACAGAACTTCAAGAAAGATGGACATACTCCTCAGTATCTGCAAGGTCAAGGAAACTGCAGAAGGGACAACAAAGCCCAGTTTCATCAGGCGAAAGGAACTGGTCGATGCTATGCATGTGGGAAACCTGGACATATATCTAAGTATTGTTGCCGCATGAGGAACCGAGATGAGGGTTAG
- the LOC107608176 gene encoding uncharacterized protein LOC107608176: MEERRRGYSVATEAPSTLLGLVAIAVLPPSGCCAAAEELEGMSRHRRALLPSYCVAAHLFFTVAAHHQRRILCHQFESGYGFDSDDELQRLIKIEKVCINFQLVL, translated from the exons ATGGAGGAGAGAAGAAGGGGGTACTCCGTCGCCACTGAAGCTCCATCGACGTTGCTAGGGCTTGTTGCCATCGCCGTTCTGCCACCGTCGGGCTGCTGTGCTGCCGCCGAGGAGCTCGAAGGGATGTCTCGTCACCGTCGTGCTTTGTTGCCAAGCTATTGCGTTGCCGCTCATCTCTTCTTCACCGTCGCCGCTCATCACCAGCGTCGTATCCTCTGTCACCAG TTCGAAAGTGGGTATGGTTTTGATAGTGATGATGAACTGCAACGGCTAATTAAGATAGAGAAGGTATGTATCAATTTTCAATTGGTTCTGTGA